The genome window TATCTGTGCAACTCCCTGGGCAGCTGGCCCAGGAGCAAGGGGAGGAGCCACCGGCACAGGAAGTACACTTTCAGACACAGACAGGTCAGCTGAGCTGCCACAgggctccactgcaggtggggggacagcCCTCCCACCAGAGGCTAGAGGCAAAGGAGGTGGGGGCACAGTGGGCCAGAATGGAGGGTGCTGCAGCCCTGGGCCCCATCCCACAGGCCCATAGGCACAATTAGAGCTATAAGGTGggactggggtgggaggaggtacCCAAGGCACATTGCACGTGGGGGGCACAGCATAGGTGCCAGGAGTACCAGACACTAGGGGCACCGTTGGTGGCGGAGGCAGGCAAGGATAGCCAGAAGGGGACACAGGGGGGTAGCAAGGCCAAGGTGGCAAGGGGGCATAATGAGTGTAAGGATCAGGTGGCACTGGCCCCATAGTCATTGGGAGACTAGGAGGCTGCAAGGGTGGTGGGGGCAGGCTGGGGACCCCGTGTCCATTTGTGGGAAGGGGTAGCATGGGGGTCATGCCCAAGCCACCGGGGGAAAAAGGCAAAGCAGTGGACATCAGGGAGGGCATGGACTGCACAGCAGGAAGCAGAGGTCTCACTGGCTGTGGTATCTCTTGGGATGGCAGCTGCTCTGTGAGAGCAGAGACCACAAGTTTGCCGACAGGTAGCTCAGGGCTAggagaagcagggctgggggccacAGGCATAGATCCAGCCTCGGGAGCAAGCTCGGAGCTTCTCTGCCTTGTGGTCTTCTTGGCTGGGGCTGGCGGAATGACTAGACAAGGGATGTCTGCCAGCCCTGTGGGGGTCTCTGGCAGGCTGGgccacttccctgcagggggCTGGGAACTCTTCTCTTCTGCATCTGCTTGGCGCTGCTGCCTTCGTCGTCGGTACTCAGATAGACTAAGAGGTCGAGGTTTGGCTTCCTGGGTTGTGACACTGGTGCCACTTTCCACCTTCAGAGGGCCCGTAGCCTTGGAGGGGTTTGAGGACTCTGACTCCAGGAGGAGCTGAGaggctggacttccctgggctaaCGATAACGCAGCACGCCTGGGATCTGTGGGCCTGGATTTCACCAGCACAGGTTCCACAGGAGCTGGGTGATCAGGAACAGAATCAGCTACTGCTGGGACAGCTGGGACATGGTtggtgactggtggaagatcatcTGAGATGGGAACAACTACAGCAGGGTCCTCAGCTACTGATTCAGCCAGGACAGGGTCGATCAGCAACGACTCGGCTGGGAGACGGTCAACCAGCTTGGTGTTAGTTGAAGCAAGGTCAACCAGAGCAGGGCCAGCAGGTGACGGGTCAGCAAAAACAGAGTCAAGGGCAGTGGGATCAGCCTCAGAGTCAAGTGGCATATTATCAGCTGCAGCAGAGTCTCCCAGTGAAAGATGGACTGAAACAGAGTTGGCTTGGATGATGTCAACCATCTTGGGAGAGAAGTCTAGAGGACCTTTTTTAGGGGAACTAGTTTGTTCAGAACTACTCTCCAAGTCCACAGAGCTAGGTTTTTCCAAGGCAGCTGCCCAGGCCCGAGCCCAGGCCCGGGGCTTCCCCCTACCTTGGGGAGGCCCAACCTCTCTCCGAAGTTCCTCCCGAGGCAAGCTACCTGCCTGCGAGATCACCTCTGAAGCCACTTTAGACTGTCCACGAGAAGAGGACCGTAGCCGCCTGCCACAGCCTTCTGCACAGGCTGCTGACTGttccttgttcttcttcctcCTGTTCTTTTGAGCCCTCTGGGAACTCAGCACTGTGTTACCTGGTGGGTTGTGAGGGCCCTTGGGTGCCACTGGCTCCATGACCTCCGTGGGCTCCAACATGCAGGCTGGCTCTAATTTTCCCTCCGAGTCCAGTGACAACACCTCTTTCTCAGGGCAGAGGGTTTCCTTGGGCACAGCagcttctgtctctgtttctatttcaGGCAAGAGCAACTGCAAGGAGGGGCTGGTGTCTAGCGCATCTTCCAGGAGCACAGGCTGGGGTCCAGGTGGGATCTGCCGCACCACAACAGGAATCTCCAGGTCACTGCCAGCTGTGGCCGCCTGGCCTACAATCTCCAACACCACACAGTCTTCAGGTAGTGTCAAGTCATCTGGCTGCTCCTGCAGCTCACTCTCGAGTGCAGTCAGCTGAGTGAGGTTAGGCAGACAGTATGGGTGCATGGCTCGCACTAGCTCACTCAGTGAGGAGATGCTCTCATCACCAGCTGGCTGCACCAACATCTCTGCTGCCATTGTGTCTTCCTCTTCGGGGCAAGCCAGGTGCATAGGGAAGTCTGAGATGTTGCTCATAGAGTTGGTGAGCTCCCCAGTAAGCACCTGGCCACTGAAACTAGCcagctcctcctcttcttccccatcACTACGCTGCAGGGGGGGAGAGGACTGGCCCCAGCGGGGTCTCGATCTTGGGGGTCTCCAACTAGGCAGCTTGGGGGAAGATGTCTccaagaaagggggtggggagaaatccCAAGAGGGATCTGTAAGAGACATGTCAACCTGCAGAAGAGAAGAAAAGCTGCAGGTGTTTTCCCCTGGAATGCATTTTCCCATGCCCGTCCCCACACACCCCTCCCGCAGGACTCCCTAGGGGAGGTTTCCCCCACTCACTTTGCTACTGCCTGTACTTGGCCCCAATGGATCAACCGGGGTGATTAGGTCACGTTCTGGGGGTGTCCGAGAAAGGGTAATCAGCTTGTGCAgctaagagggagaaaaaaacatgAGTTTGTGCTTCAGAATCATGCAAAGAGGCCCACAGCCCTGGTTGTAACTTTTGCATCAGCCAAGCatacctcctctcctttccctggcCCCACACTCACAGAGGAGCTTTCCCGAGGTGACACAAGCAGTTCCGAGTCAGGAATGCTGTCGAATGGAGACAGATTCTCAGAATCTGCATTGTCCAAGATCTCCGTCAGAGCTGTGAGCAGCGACACTTCATTCTGGTCCTCCAGTGATAGCCTGCTCTGCtccagaaaaacaacaaaaaggtgtCATCAACATCCCTACGATACTGGGCCACCAAGGACTGAATGCCAAGAAAATCAGTTCTGACTAGGTTCAGCTTAATCTGCCAGAGTGATCTGTGAACAGTTCAGCTGGTAGTGCGTAGGACCCATGCCTAATGCCCCCAGTTGAATCCCTGGTAtatagtggagtggtgctcttgcttctctttctctcatgtgaaactatctAATATGAAGAAATAAGtatttgaaaactatgagtcagggTGGCCCAGGATGTGGTACAGTGAATAGAAACAATGCTATTTCAAGCATAagatccagagttcaatccccagtattatTTGtggcagaatgatgctctagttcttggtctcatcaataaataaaatactttattttaaaaagatatatatatggcaggagagatagcataatggtgatgcaaagactctcgtgcctgaggctctgaggtaggtcccaagttcaatcccctgtaacaccataagccagagctgagcagtgctctggtaaaaataaaataaaataaaataaaatccagaggctgggcagtggcacacctggttaaatacatgtgcacaatgacccaggttcaaacccctggtccctacctgcaggaggaagcttcacaagcagtgaagtagtgctggaggttctctctctcattttccatcccccttccctgtcaatttctctctgctctatcaaataaaataaaataaagctaaaaagtCAGAAGCTGGGATATCTCTCACCTGGCAAAGTAcactttaccatatgcaaggccctgggtttaagcccccgacCACCTCATGAGAGAACGACGTAAAGGGGAAAGCTCCAGAAGTGTGAAGCGGTGCTGAGTTCTCTCATGTGCTAGCTAAAATAGTAATGATGATGaacagtggtctaggaggtggcacagtggataaagcactggaatctcaagcatgaggtcctgagttcaattcccagcagcgaatgtaccagagtgatgtctggctctttctatcctatatttctcataaaatcttttacaaaattgaaaataagggactaggcagtggtgcacctggttatgtgcatacACTATGGtgtacaagtacctgggttcaaacccctggtccccacctgcagggacaaagcttcaggagtggtgaagcagggctgcaggtgtctctgtctctctccctctctatgtcctcttcccctctcaatttctctgtctctaataataaagaaataaaatttaaaaaataaagatcgaCAGAGATGAGCCCACCAGAAAtagtggaatcacacatgcatgaagccctggtggaaaaaataaatgagttaagggagccaggtggtggcgcccctggttaagcacacacattacagtgcacaaggatccaggttcaaatccctggtccccacctgcagggggaaagcttcatgagtggtggagcagggctgcaggtgtctctctcttcctgtctccccctcctgtctcaatttctgtctctgtccaacaataaaaatattttttaaaaataaatgagttaatAAGAGTGTCAACCTCATCAGTAAATGGGTTCCGACCTCATTTACTACCATTTACTACCTCTAGTGTCAGAGAGTTGTCAGAACTGAGTCCATTTATGTTTCAAGGTTTAAGCATTAGCACATGAGAATGCCATGACCCCGGGGGCATCTCCCATATtgtggtgtctctgcttctctctctctctgcctctcctttgtatctgaatgaaaaagtaaggTCCCACTCACACAAAGgagtgatttatttaaaaaaaagaatcttacatTTCACATTCCATCCACCTTCAGTGAAGCTAGGGGTGCTCAGAAGGCAGGTTGCAATTGAATTCAAACAGTTATCAGAACCCTCCTACCATGTAAGTCAAGGATCCAGGTAGGGAGGAAGACCTTGAACAATAGGACATCCTTATGTGGGTCATAATTTAGCATTGTGTAGCCCAAGTCTCACTTATAAGCACACTTTAAGGTCTCAGGTCAGGCACCCATGTACCAAAATAGAGAGCAGAGCGAATGAGCCACACAAAGCTCCTGGCCAAAGGCCTCCATGCCAAGCCCAGCTTACCTCTCCCAGGCTCCCGAAATCCTCGATGAGGGAAATGAGAGAGGCATCCATGTAACTATGCATGGTCTCCAGCAGTGTCTCGTCCTGCAGCAAGAGCTCATCCATCTCCAGGTCCTTGTCCCTAAGACAGGGGCCCAGGCGAGACAGACTGACAAAGCCAGAATCATCCCCCTCCTCATGCAGTAGCACCTGGGGCAAAGGACAGAAGATGACAATGGCGTGAGCCGTTGTGACAGCCGTAAACCAGGTGCAGTCCTGGGATGCAGACACCTCAACACAGCCCAATCTTTGCCTGTGATGGGTCACTGAGAAGTATAATCTCTCAGCCCCAGTCCCAACTAGAATGGCAGTATTCaagcacctgctggggaaaaagtATGTTTATACTATCCAGAAATAGTTGAGTCACTTTTCAGATTAAACTggagataaaaacaaaattttaaaaaatagggggtgAGGGCAGCAAGCTAGCAGTGCTTCTGCAAGAAAGAGGTCCCGGGctgaatccccagtaccaccataaataagccagaactaagcaataCTCTGATGAaagaacggaaaaaaaaaaaatggggcggagggtagatagcataatggttatgcaaacagactcatgcctgaggctccagagccccaggttcaatcccccgcaccaccataagccagagctaaacagtgctctggtaaaaaataaataaataaataaataaataaataaataaaaaaaaatggaggtaggGAAAAGCCAGGCAGtatagcatacatattaccatgctcaaggtcaGGTTTCCacaagcaggaggaaagcttcagaagcagtggagcactgctacaggtgtctttctccctttccactCCCCTCACccattctatttttctctgtaaaGGATAtcggaaaaaatgaccaccaggtggCAAGACTGTTAAAAGAGAAAtcggggctgggcagcagcacagcaggttaagttcacatggcacagagcgcaagcaaggatcctggttcgagcccccaactccccacctgcagggggtcgtttcacaagtggtgaagcaggtctgcaggtgtctatctttctctcctcccctctgtcttccccatctctctcaatttctgtcttatccaacaacagctaatagtaacaacaataacaactacaaaggcaacaacaaggggaaaatggcctccaggaacagtggattcatggtgcaggcactgagccctagcgataaacctggaggcaaaaataaataaataaatagacatggTCATCAGGAGTTgggctagcgcagtgggttaagcgtatgtggtgcaaagcaaaaggactggcgtaagggtcctggtttgaggccccggctccccacctgcaggggagtcacttcacaggcagtgaagcaggtctgcaggtgtctttctctccccctctctgtcttctctctccacttctctctgtcctatccaacaacgatgacatcaataacaacaataactaaaacaataaaacaagggcaacaaaaggaaataaatatttaaagaaattttaaactgTTCAGTGTTGGGTGGGTGGAGGTACACTAGCATAATGtttacaaagagactcatgcttgaggctccaaggtcccaggttcaacacccccccccccattatcataagccaaagttgaacaaTGAACTGTGCTTtagcaaataaattaataaagctgaacagggtgggggagatagcataatggttatgcagagactcccatgcctgaggctacaaagtcccaggttggaatccccatccacacacccacaagccagagctgagcagtgctgatatttcaaaaaataaaataaaataagataagggggctgggcggtagcacattgggtcaagcacacatggtgcaaagctcaagggccggcctaaggattccagtttgaacccccagctcccacctgcgggggggggggggggggggcgggggggcccccgcttcacaagaggtgaagcagttctgcaggtatctttctctcctctgtcttccccatctctcctgatttctctctgtcctatacagcaacaacagctataacaacaaccacaacaaggccaacaaaatgagaaaaatagcctctagaaggggtgaatttatagtgcaggcatagagccccagcgataacccaggaggcaataaataaataaatgtttccaactatgacaccatttcccgtccacctgcatgttagctatcaggctcaggcaaaaactagtaaagtcatgggccccttggaatgtacctaaaatagatctattagctttttccaaatggagacccccaaatctcatctacaatattccagcctttaggttcatgattagtcagcaatttgttctgttttataccttaattcttttttagccaccaggctccaggtgctaccatgatgccaacctgacttctctaggcagacaactccaccaatgtgtcctggagtctcacttccccagatccctgccccatagggagagagagacaggggggcaatagggagagagacacccagtaatgatcctgggtccatactcccagagggataaagaataggaaagctttcaagggaggggatgggatatggagttctggtggaagaaattgtacctctcttatcctatagtcttgtcaatatttccattttataaattttaaaaaataaataaataggcagacggtagatagcataatggttgtgcaaacagactctcatgcctgaggctccaaagtcccaggttcaatcccccgcaccaccataagccagagctgaacagtgctctggttaaacaaataataaaaaggacactaaaataataataataataaataaataaataaataaataacagcatcCCTAGCCAATGCTGCcccagaggtagcacagtggataaggcactggacttttCAAACATGAGGGCTTAAGTTCAAGGCCCAGGATCACAtgatccagagtgatgctctggttattgCTCCCTCCCTCCAGTAAAttaatctaaaatttaaaaataaataaatattttaaaacaagaagAGCTATTAgaagccaagcagtggcacacctggctgagcacacacattacagtgagcagggacctaggttcaagaccctggtccccatctacaggaggcagacttcacaagtggtgaagcagtgctgcaggtgcctctctccctttctgtctctcactttcatcCCAActcctgtctctatgcaaaaacaAACTCTTGTATGGCAATGGTGAAGGCAGACCAACTTAAGGACACACCAAAGAGAGGTGAGCAAGAAGCAATTTTAGCTGCTGGTCACCTTATCCCCAAATCCTGCTTATGTATCTCTATTCTGCTTAGCACAGAGCTCACTGTCTTGGCTCTGAGGACTGTCCTTCCTGGTTGCCCAGAATGCCAGGCACCCTCCTTGTCTTTACACAGTTGACATTCATATCTACTGCACGTTTTTGAAAGCCCTACAGTCTGCCACACAAGCTTTCAATGGTAGATCCAAGGGAGTCTCATTCTTAGTCCTACCAGGTGAGAGCAAAAGTAAGCTTGAGTCTATACATGGGGAAGCCCCACCCCATCCCTCCGGAGTAATGGGAGTGATTATTTGTCATCAGTCCTGTCAAGGATGTGGGCGTAGGCAGGGCCAGATGTGGCTGGGATGGGACTGGCAAAGCCAGAGGCCAGAGCACAGATAACTCCAGGAAAACAGGAGAGGCAAAGGCCAGAGAacaggtgtgtgtatacacacacacacacacacacacacaccagcccccctccccttctACAGCTAAGGGAAacatgctattttttttcctcccaaaagggggggaaaaaagtaacAGGTGTGACCACACCCCCTACAACCACCCTCCTACCCAAGCTGAGGAGCCCTGGTACCCAGGTAAAAGAAAGGCTGGTGAGAGGGAGTTTAGAAGGTCAGGCCTGGAAACCAAGTAAGAGATGGTAAGTTTTAGACACTAGCTCCTCCCAATGCTGTTAATTACAACCAGCAGAATAGAACCTGGCTCAGCAAATCCTGGATGAGCAAGGAGGCTGCACCCTGACTGGCCCTGTCACCAAGCCAGAATCAAAACCATGCCCAGTTCCACGAACCACTCATTACCAGGCAGGTACTCAAGCTCCAGTCAGAACTATCTGCTTCTTCATCCTACCCCAATGCCCACGCTGCACAGCCCCGAGTAACAACATCATTTAGGAACTCTAGGTTCAGGCTAAAAGTGAGCCAGCCAGCAGCATCTCTCTAACTTCTATCTTCCAACTTGCTTTCCCAAATTCAGCTGTGTCCCTACAGGGTTGTAAACcagataaaatatttcaaatgccTACCTGACCATTCCCTGAGATTCCCCTAATCCCTTCAATGACATCTTACTACTCTTAGCATTAGGTCTAACTTCCTAATATGATTTAGGAGTTCCCCGGTCTCCCCTACCAGATCCTCCTGTTCCTCTTTCACCACCATTCTTATCACTCTCAACACACCAGCCATAGAGGACTTTCCATttctatggtctgggaggtggcgcagtggataaagcactggattctcaaccatgaggtcctgagttcaatccccatcagcacatgtaccagaatgatgtctggttctttctctttctcataaataaataaacttttaaaaagactccatttctgcaGTTACCATGTTCTCTCCCATAACGCGGCCTTGCCCACAAATACAGCCTGTACAAATCCTTTCAGTTACTGGAGTACACTGCATTGTGGTTACATAACCCAAAATTTGCTGCACTTGTCATTTACTCTATCCTGACAAAAATATACAATCATAGAGAACAGGAGTCATATGTGGTTCACACAGTATCACCCCTAGACCTGAACTTATTCAATAAATAGTTGATTGATGAGTTTCCACATAACCATGGGTGGAGAGGGGAACAACCCCACATGACAACCTACACTGGATTACAGCTGGATCTTGCATAAATCCTTCCCACCTCTCCCCTAAAGGTAATACCAACCCCACAAGATGACttcagagaaaagagaggggaaagagaggggcagatcCCAATTAGGGTCCAGGAAGAAGCCCTCCTCCCCTGGGGAAGGCCTGAAGGGTTGGGTTGGGCTACCACATTACCTGACAGCTTCTAGTCCAAACTCCCACCACGCCCCAGAAAATGCTTTCAAGGACTCAACTTAATTACTCAACCCAAGTACTACCCAACCCAAGTCCTACCCCTCTCCCCTCAAAGTGGAAACTCTTAAATGGGAACAGAACATATTGTACGCCAGTATGTAGAAGTTAAAGCCAAGCAAAGAATCTGACAAAGATTCGTCCCCAACAAATGTTCAACTAGGTAGAATAGTTTTCATATCGCCTCCAACTTTCCCCATCTACAGCAAAAACTCTAGGGAACCTTAAATCCAAACCACTTCAGATTTTATGTGTCAAGAGCAGGCCTTAGCTACCTCCTCAAAAGGGATGCTGGAGGAAAAAGTGAGGAAAGCAGATAACTGTCTCTTGTATACGTTGACACTCCCCGTGGCCCTTCCTCATGAAGGAGGCCCTCCAGCAGGCATCCCAAAACGCCAGTGCGGGTGACTCACAATCCACGCCAAGCCGGTCAGACAGAAGTGGCCACAAGCTCACTCCGCAGCCTTTCAAGCTCAAGCCCTCTACCCTCCCCGACAACACAGCCGCCATCCGCAGTGAAAACACTCCCCACACAGCTGGAAAGTCCTTCACCATCTGCTGTCGAGAGGCGCTGCAGACCCAagcaagaaaaggaggaaggaaaggaaaaaatacaataaaataaaatcccacGGCTCTGGGCAAAGTTGACTGTAGAATCCCCTATCTTCCCCCGGACCAGGGGCCCGCAGCCCCAGCCGGAGATGGCGGGACCGGCCGAGACACACCCAGTTCCCAGCAGCGCGGCCCCGGCGCCGACAGGAGATGCCGGGCAGCCCGGGGCCGGAGCCACGTGGACATACCCTCCCCGCCCCCACGTGGACCGcggcccctacccccaccccgcccAACCCACGTGGGTGCCGGGGCCgcctggagggggaggggaagcagaCAAGTTCTCCCGGGAAAATCTCTCCCCCATCCCACGTGGCTGCGAAAAGGCACAGTAGCGGCCGGCCGGGGCACCCCGGGGCATCCACCGGGAGAGGTCTAAGCCCCCGACTCCAAGTCCCAGCCCCGGGTCCCCCACTGTGGGCCGTGTTTTCGACTTGCCCTGCCCATCCTGCGTTCCTGAAAAATAACCATAGGAACCCCGCTTCTGCCCGCatcactcacacccacacacccccagcAAACGGCCTGAGTCCCCTCGGCCCGGTCGGACTCCCGCAGCCACCCGGCATCGACCTCCCAGCGCTTCCTCCCTTTCCTGTGGCGTCCACGTGTCACCGCCCGGCACACGCCGCTCTGCTGCCAGCTGCGGGCCGCTCGCCAGCCGCTCACCTGCTCCCCGCCGCTCACAGCGCCAACAGTCCCATACGACGCTTGGCTCCGACTCCCCCAACCGTTGCCTCGGACTCCACCGCCAGGGTCCGGCCCGGGGCCAACACTCGAAGGCGGCGCGACTCCGTCTCTCAGTCCCCGGCGCGCCGCCATCTTGGCCCCTGAACACTCAGCGCAGCTCTGCTCGCCGGCGCCGCCTCGCCCAGCCGATTGTGGGAGACGAACTACAACTCCCGAAAGACTACGAGACTACGGCTCACAGAAGGCCATGCGGCGAACCCAGCTAGTGCCCGGAAAGAGGGTCTCTGCCTCGCAAGGGCGCCTGGGAGTTGTAGTCTTCGTAAGCGGAGGCCGGCAGCACGTACCAGAAGCGTTAGGTAATGCCTACTTTTGCGCTGCGCGCAGGGATCTACTTGGAAAGCACTAGGTCGAGAGGAGAGAGTTAATATTTAGGGTTCTGTGATTTTCCTAACTTGTTCAACTGCCGGCGCGAGCTTTTTCATCCGATCCTGCCTGCTGTATGTTCTTTCCATCTTAGTTCAAGTGGGCCTGTATTTGGAAACAGCACCCTCTGGTGGACATCAGTGCTACAGGTTCTGGCCCTCTCACCTAATCTCATACTGCGGCACCagaaatttaattttagaaaacCGCATTCTCTGGGCCTCTCTGGGCTTCAGAAACCTCTACTAACGTCTTATTGCCAAATTTATTTCCTGCTACTTCAGATCATTTTACTGTACCTTGAAAACAACAGGAGCTCGTGTTTGTGTGTTATAGCCtgggaaactttttttcttaGGATAGACAGAGGCAAGAGAAGAGTGAAAGAAACAACAGCACCTAAGCTTTCAATGCTGTGGAGActggtcttgaatctgggttttgcacatggcaaaacagtacactatccaacTAAGATATTTGTTCCTCGaaacatcttttttattattattattatttttttgttgccattgctttttattgttgtagttattgttgtcgttgttggataggacagagagaaatggagagaggagggaaagacagaaagggggaaaga of Erinaceus europaeus chromosome 14, mEriEur2.1, whole genome shotgun sequence contains these proteins:
- the PPRC1 gene encoding peroxisome proliferator-activated receptor gamma coactivator-related protein 1 isoform X2, whose translation is MAARRGLRDGVAPPSSVGPGPDPGGGVRGNGWGSRSQASYGTVGAVSGGEQVLLHEEGDDSGFVSLSRLGPCLRDKDLEMDELLLQDETLLETMHSYMDASLISLIEDFGSLGESRLSLEDQNEVSLLTALTEILDNADSENLSPFDSIPDSELLVSPRESSSLHKLITLSRTPPERDLITPVDPLGPSTGSSKVDMSLTDPSWDFSPPPFLETSSPKLPSWRPPRSRPRWGQSSPPLQRSDGEEEEELASFSGQVLTGELTNSMSNISDFPMHLACPEEEDTMAAEMLVQPAGDESISSLSELVRAMHPYCLPNLTQLTALESELQEQPDDLTLPEDCVVLEIVGQAATAGSDLEIPVVVRQIPPGPQPVLLEDALDTSPSLQLLLPEIETETEAAVPKETLCPEKEVLSLDSEGKLEPACMLEPTEVMEPVAPKGPHNPPGNTVLSSQRAQKNRRKKNKEQSAACAEGCGRRLRSSSRGQSKVASEVISQAGSLPREELRREVGPPQGRGKPRAWARAWAAALEKPSSVDLESSSEQTSSPKKGPLDFSPKMVDIIQANSVSVHLSLGDSAAADNMPLDSEADPTALDSVFADPSPAGPALVDLASTNTKLVDRLPAESLLIDPVLAESVAEDPAVVVPISDDLPPVTNHVPAVPAVADSVPDHPAPVEPVLVKSRPTDPRRAALSLAQGSPASQLLLESESSNPSKATGPLKVESGTSVTTQEAKPRPLSLSEYRRRRQQRQADAEEKSSQPPAGKWPSLPETPTGLADIPCLVIPPAPAKKTTRQRSSELAPEAGSMPVAPSPASPSPELPVGKLVVSALTEQLPSQEIPQPVRPLLPAVQSMPSLMSTALPFSPGGLGMTPMLPLPTNGHGVPSLPPPPLQPPSLPMTMGPVPPDPYTHYAPLPPWPCYPPVSPSGYPCLPPPPTVPLVSGTPGTYAVPPTCNVPWVPPPTPVPPYSSNCAYGPVGWGPGLQHPPFWPTVPPPPLPLASGGRAVPPPAVEPCGSSADLSVSESVLPVPVAPPLAPGPAAQGVAQIDTTEVEVKPVSASPHRKHKASSPVQSPLVKTTPCLSAESVTVEEPELETVKPEAQETRPKEKPPSPVVKVVSKSTARQSSVPRLPAVHPARLRKLTFLPNPQTQGPDDVVQAFISEIGIEASDLSSLLEQFEKSEAKKECPPPAPADNLAVGNSGVDTPQEKRPLDRLQAPELANVAGLTPPATPPHQLWKPLAAVSLLAKAKSPKSTAQEGTLKPEGVTEAQHPAAARLQEGVRGPSPVHVGSGDHDYCVRSRTPPKKMPALVIPEVGSRWNVKRHQDITIKPVLSLGPGTPVPPRTAVSQEPLDHRTSNEQADPSAPCLAPSALLSPEASPCRNDTRTPPEPSATQPSVRCYRKACRSTSPPNQGWQGRRGRSRSVSSGSNRTSEASSSSSSSSSSRSRSRSRSLSPPHKRWRRSSCSSSGHSRRCSSSSSSSSSSSTSSSSSSSRSRSRSPSPRRRSDRRRRYNSYHRSHDHYQRQRVLQKERAIEERRVVFIGKIPGRMTRSELKQRFSVFGEIEECTIHFRVQGDNYGFVTYRYAEEAFAAIESGHKLRQGDEQPFDLCFGGRRQFCKRSYSDLDSNREDFDPAPVKSKFDSLDFDTLLKKAQKNLRSYY